The Deinococcus humi genome includes a window with the following:
- a CDS encoding TrmH family RNA methyltransferase, producing the protein MTPLLRVVLFEPEKAGNVGNVARTCAVLGAELHLIRPFGFHLHDREFRRAVMDYLGSVKMHEHASWTTFQTGLESDVRVFAFSTHAATLYTQAGFRRGDYLLFGSESRGLPVWLREGLTALKLPQPGGGRSLNLAVAAGAAAFEAGRQIEGW; encoded by the coding sequence TGTTCGAACCGGAAAAGGCCGGGAATGTGGGCAATGTGGCGCGCACCTGCGCTGTTCTGGGCGCTGAACTGCACCTGATCCGCCCCTTCGGCTTTCATCTGCACGACCGCGAGTTCCGGCGTGCAGTGATGGATTACCTGGGAAGCGTGAAGATGCACGAACACGCCAGCTGGACGACTTTTCAGACCGGGCTGGAGTCAGATGTACGGGTCTTCGCCTTTTCCACCCACGCGGCCACGCTGTACACACAGGCGGGGTTCCGGCGCGGTGATTATCTGCTGTTCGGTTCGGAATCGCGCGGACTGCCTGTGTGGTTGCGGGAGGGGCTAACAGCGCTCAAATTGCCGCAACCCGGTGGGGGCCGCAGCCTCAATCTGGCGGTTGCGGCGGGTGCAGCCGCCTTCGAGGCCGGGCGGCAGATCGAGGGCTGGTAA